One Natronomonas gomsonensis genomic window, AGAATCCCCCATGGAGTGGCTCACAAGCGGTCTCCGTCGTGACATCTGCGTGCTGCTGTACGGCGAGGAGCGGCGTGCCCAACAGCTGAAATCCGACCTCGAAACTCACTACGACCGACGGATTCCACCAGAGCGGTTCTACGGAGCACTGGAACAACTGGAGTCGAAGGGGTTCGTCGAAAAGCGCGTCGAGGGACTGGAGGACGTGTATTCGCTGACAGATGGCGGACGAAAGGGCGTCGAACGGCAGTTCAAGTGGATGACCGAACGAGTCGAGTGACCGAAC contains:
- a CDS encoding PadR family transcriptional regulator; protein product: MEWLTSGLRRDICVLLYGEERRAQQLKSDLETHYDRRIPPERFYGALEQLESKGFVEKRVEGLEDVYSLTDGGRKGVERQFKWMTERVE